Genomic DNA from Alosa alosa isolate M-15738 ecotype Scorff River chromosome 6, AALO_Geno_1.1, whole genome shotgun sequence:
ttgtgtttatgtgtatggatGTTTATATAGAGAACTACATCCAGACCTGTTAGAGAGCTTGACGAAGAAAGGTTCCAATGTCCCTGAGAAGCCCAAGACACCACAACAGCTGTGGTACAACCATGAAAAGAAGGCCTTCCTTAAAACAACCCCAAGTGTAGGTTTCTTCACTctaaacacaacacacgcacgcacacacgcacacacgcacacacacacacatcccgagTATATTAAGAAACCTGGCTAAAACAGTGTGTAACTCTTTATTTGTATTTAGGCAACAACCAAAGACATAAAGGACAGCTTGGGAAAACAGTGGACACAGCTCTCAGACAAGAAGAGACTTAAGTGGATCGCTAAGTCTCTAGAGCAGCATAAACTATATGAAGTAAGCCAAAAGTTTGTGACAACTGTTGCATTGGGTTTTCCCATCTTGTTTTTCAACAAGTAATAAGATTCCCAATTCCGTTATGTAATAATAGCCTTCTGACCCCTCTGGTCTTGCCCTCAGGAGACAATGCGAGATTTCATCCAGCAGCACCCAGAGCTTAATATGACGGAGGAGGACATTGTGAAGTCCACCCTGACCAAGGCTGAGCGACAGCTAAAAGACAAATTTGACGGCCGACCGGATAAGCCTCCACCGTAAGTGCCACTTTCTCttgtacattttattttacatgtttCTCTCATATGGAAAAGGGACAGCAAAAAGGGTTACTTTGGTGTTCTCCATAGGAACGGTTACTCCATGTTCTGTGCCGAGTTGATGTCCAGCATGAAGGATGTGCCTAGCACAGAACGCATGGTCATGTGCAGCCAGCGGTGGAAGCTGCTCAAACAAGGCGAGAAGGACGGTTATCAGAAGCGCTGTGAACAGGTTTACACACTCATATTATCAAGAAACTAAAGCCAtgtgtacaacacacacacacacagatacattttATGAATATACTCACCTGTGGTATTTACTGTTTGTTTACAGCTTCAAGCTTATGGTTTTTGTCCTTTGtttacagagaaagaaagagtatgAAGTAGAAATGAACCGCTTCCTTCTTGTAAGTATTGAGTTACACATTTGTAGTTGCCTGTGATACTACATATAGGTTTTTTGTCTGGCGTATGTGCTATATCGCACCTTGGTGTATAGAGCATGTCTGATAACTTTATCAATTTCTGTCTTTCTTGTATGTGTGGCACAGAGTATATCTGAAGAGGAGCAACAGAGAGTTCTAGGAGAGTATAAGATGGCAGGCTTTAAAAAGAGCAGTGGGGTCAGCAGTCCGTCCACTAAAAAGAAAACCTCCAAAGCCAAGGTCAGTCAAGTTACCATTTCATTCATACTCTTACCACACTTGTTACAGTGTCCTttgaaagatgtgtgtgtgtgtgttggtggggggtgggggggggttgcatTATTCTTTCCTCTTATACTGAGACACTTTCAAATATTTGTTTGATATATTTTCCACCTTGGACTCTCTTCACTCCTCAACTGCTTATTTCACTTTTTGCCTCGTCCCCTCCAGGCACAGAGTGGCCCAGACAAGCCCAAACGGCCCATCTCGGCTATGTTCATCTTTGCGGAGGAAAAACGGCCTAAGCTCAAGCACGAAAGGCCTGACCTCTCTGAGAGTGAACTCAGCAGGCAACTTGCTCGCGTGTGGAACGACCTTCCAGAGAAGAAAAAGGTAAAGACAAAGAAACTGAAAATTCAGAAGACCGGCTGAGTTCTTAGCAGAGTACATTTGAGATTTACTGCATCGTATGTCTTCAGGAGAAGTACAAGAACCTAGAGGCAACCCTAAAGGCACAGACAGAGAAGGCGGCACAGGAAGAGAAGAGCAAGCTGCCAGAAACCCCCAAGAACGCTCAGGAGATTTGGCAGCAGAGTGTCATTGGTGACTACCTTGCCAAATTTAAGGTATTACCTCTGTCTGACTCTTTTTTTTGGAGTTGTATAAAACATAGACTGAGGTTGTGGTAAGCCCTGGTTCAAATTGTAGTCAGTAAATAATTAATAAGGCCTATGTTTGTTCGTTCTTTCCCCAAGAATGATCGGCCCAAGGCCCAGAAAGCCATGGAGAGCTGCTGGAACACCatggagaagaaggagaagattCTGTGGATCAAAAAGGCGGCTGAGGACCAGAAGCGATATGAGGTGTGTAAGGAACCCAAGCCCTATGTTTCTCTTGAAGATCTGCTTTGCAATAAGTGTAAGATTAAAAGAATTGCTTGTCATACATCCTGATATAGTTAGGGTGTAATTAACCAGAGCCCACCCCCACTTAATTTTGACAGAGAGAGTTAAGCGAGATGCGAGCCCCACCTCCGGTGATTGTTCCAGGCAAGAAGATGAAGTTTGAGGGCGAGCCCAAGAAGCCCCCATCGTAAGTATCTCtcaatacactgtgtgtgtgtgtgtgtgtgtgtgtgtgtgtgtgtgtgtgtgtgtacatatgtctcATCCATGCTTTTAAATCAGCTGTTAGCAGTGACCTACAGGTGACTGCATAAAGTGCTCTTAAATGCGCCTGCCCCTGAGAGTGCTTTTACTGTTCCGCAGGAATGGCTATCAAAAGTTCTCTCAGGAGATGCTGTCCAACGGTGAGCTCAACCACCTCCCTATGAAAGAGCGCATGGCTGAGATTGGGGGCCGTTGGCAGAGGCTCCCACAGAAGGAGAAGGACCGATACAAGAAGATTGCTGAGGAGAAGCAGAGGCAGTACAAGGGGCTACTGGAAGAGTGGCTGGCGGTGGGTACCACTACGTGCCACACCACATTATGCATCCTGCTCTGTTACACAACTTGTGAAATAAAATCCTGATTGCATGCTAGGAAACCTGTTCTCCAGTCATATGTAAAGCCCATCAGTTGAATGCAGTGTTTCTCATAGTTCTCTTTTCCTGAATTTGTTTGCAGAGTTTGTCCTCACAGGAGAGAGCCACCTACAAGGAGTATAACTCACAGGTAAGTTCTTTATTTGAGTTCTTTATtgtattgattttttaaaatcttACTTTTTAATTATTTAGATGGTACAAAAAATGCACAAATGTGTTTAAGACTAGTAGGCTGGgcaataattataataataataataataataataactaattTATTTTCTTAACTGACTTTTCTTCTTTGTTCTTCCATGATAGAAAAGAAAGAGCACAGCAAAGCCCGGTGGCACAACTGCTAAGGTGAAACCTAAGGCAAGGAAGAAGTCGGTGAGTTGTGCTTATTTCTATTCaatgtaaaaatataaaattaccACTATAGTTGAAGACGGTGCTGATTTTTAGCAGAGCTTTTGTTGATGTAGTCCAGTCTTGTTTAAAACAAGGTCCGTATTTTTCTGTCACGGCCAGGTTTCAGAGGAAGAGGACGAAgaggatgaagatgatgatgatgatgaagaggaggaggagaaagagtcTGAAGAGGACTCATCCAGCGCAGAGGACAGTGATGAAGAGGACGACGATGACAATGATGATGTAAGGCTGTGTTTGTTATATAAGATGCCTAATAAGGGTACTCAGATCAATGTGGAACATTTGGGGGTCCTACTGTCTGTTTGATGTATGTCATCCTTCCTCACACAGAATGATGACGATGACGATGAAGAGGCGGACGATAAAGAGAACAAATCCGAAAGCAGCAGTGCTAGCTCTCAGGACTCCTCAGGTTCCGGGTCGGACTCTGAGTGAGCCAGGTCGGCTCACTTCTGACCCTAGAGACTTCAGAGCAGCGCCCAAGCTGAGCCATGAGTTGCACAGGCAGGCTCTCTGAACCTGTCCTGCACTCCTCCAACCACAAGGGGGAGCACTCCCTCTGCACCACGTCCACACGGTGTCATCCACCTTTATTGTTCATCTGTTGCGTCCCCCCCCCTTCCGGTTGTTCAGTCCACCGTGGCAAAATCATTGGGCAAAATGATTTGAACCGATGACCCAGACCAGCTTACACCTCAGCTTTTCAAATTCCCTTTGGCTTGTCAGGTGGCTTGACAGTGCTAAATGGGTCCTTGTGGTTTTCTATAGGAAACTGGCTTCAGTTTTGTGATTGCAGTTGTATTTGGGACGCAGTTATTCACACCCTAATCTGACGTTCCGTACATGTCTCATCCTGAGCCAAAGAATCTGTCTGTCCACATGGTTATGTCAAGAAGTGCAGGGGACCAAATAATTGCACTCTAAGAATGTGCTCTGTTTGTTCATCTCCACCGCCATCttcttgtttcttttctttgtagCTGCTCCGTTACCTCCGGTCCATTTCTCGTTTCCAGTGATTGATTGTTTGTTGTTCAAAAACTATTTGGTTCATGATGATGTGGTGTCTTCAGGAAAATTGAAGCCATTTTGAATGTTCCCCCAGTGAAAGGACACAGTTACCGGACTGATTGTGCAGTTTATTTATAAGGCACCTGTCCTTGGTCTGGTTTGTATGGACCACAAATCTGTCCTGTGTAGGGACACCCTCACGTTCAAGAGGAGATCTGGttatttttctgtagaaagcaAAGGTTTTGACCACCGGCAGGCTGAATAGCCGTTCCAATGGCCTCAGAAATGGTAGAAATGGATTAAGCAATGTTAAGTTTTGATATTAATGTAACTATGATCTCAGTGATCAAACTTCTATGAGGCTTTTTTCTTGACTtggggtatatatatatatatatatatatatatatatatatatatatatatatatatatatatatatatatatatatatatatatatatatatgtgtgtgtgtgtgtgtgtgtgtgtgtgtatatttatatatacatacatatatagtttttattttttggctAGCTGATGCACATTTGTTCTCTTCCATCCAAccactgttttgtttttatctgaTACTGCTTACTTGGTTCtattcttttaattttttaaaaaaaatttcttttaattttttaaaagtGACTGACATACATTGGAGCCCCCTCCCCTCATCTAAATACTGTGCACTTAATCTTGAATCTAAAAGATTTGCCTTGcccaccaacatacacacacacaccaaactccATGTCCAAATCCATGTCTGGTCAAGGAAACAAGTCTTGTACGATTCATGAATGTAGATGGATGCTtcaccttaaaaaaaaaaaaaaaaaaaccttgtccATACAGTGGAAAGATAGTTTGGTAGTTTTGGAGTGTTTGAGTTGGAATAGCCTCTCAGACTATAGCCAGGTGTTTTCACAAGATGACGTTCTCCTATTCCTAGCCATCATGCTTTTCCCAGAAAAAAAGAGCACATAGCTGTCCAGGGGGAATGAGGGTCATTACTATTTTCAGGGTGATGGAACAAAGTCACCAGGCTTACTTGATCTTACAGAGGATGTTTGGTTTAAATGCTGTTGTAAGGTATTTGTAAATATtgcttttttgtattttgagtAAATATAGTTTAATTTGTCCTTTTATTTAGTGACGCCTGCCCAAAGGCACTGGCTGTGGCCAacgagtctgtgtgtttgttgcgTTGAGGGGGAGTGGAGGAAACACTtttgatttaatgtttttagTTTTTAAAGATCTCcccatgtttgtttatttgtagaATTTAATTAAGAGGACAAAATGGCTTTACAGATTTGTACGGCTGATTTGAAACATTTGGATGTTTTGTATAGCAGGAGGTGTTATGTCCCCGCGATTTAccatttgggaaaataaattTTGTCTTTGACAGTGAGTTTGCATGCATTgcattatttacacacacacacacacacacacacacaatctttaaAAGCACGATAATGAATACTACAAAGTGGTTTGAGCAACTCCTGCCTATGCTACAGGACAACACCCATATGGTAAGCAAATTGTATCTTAAGTGGGAAAGTTTATGGCAGAATTTGCGTTTTAGtctcattatttttattttttgtaagttCATCAATATATACGTTGAAGGAGAAATATTAAATAACCGAATGATGGAAGGATAGAGTGAATTGATTCATTTATATATTGGCCTCACACAAAACTGAAAAATGATCCCATGATTATCTTCTTCCTATGATCACCTAGGCCTACGGTAAGACAGTGTGTTTTTGCTTTTAGGTGCAATTTCTAAGTAGGTGACGTTTGCCAGTAGACAAAATATTTCTGGTCACAGATATGTCATCGCTCGACGTACATTGGTCGCGTTCTTCCTTACTGTCTGACACGTTTGTGTTTATGATTGATTAGTGACGCCTTAACTCAGAATAATATGGCGTATCCATTTCGTAGCTGTCATATTTGATCGGGTTTAAGGTCATTCACGCAGAGACTATCCTCACATCACTCTGCGACTGGTATATGGAGAAGTTTAAAATGCTGTCTTGTCATTCGGCTTGAGCCACACCAAGAGGATGCGAGAAAAAATCAGTATGATGTACATAGTCTACACTGACCCACAATTCACGCTGTAAGTAACGTTACACCTGGATTAATAGCCATAGTTATAttcaaaatgttaaaatatcaTTTTTCATAGAATTAGTTATGTGTCCTGTCCAAACTGGTCACGTAAATAACATCTCGATACATTGTAACATTTCCATAATAGCCTGTGTCTGGTCACGCCACCTCTTGGTGTAGAGCAAACTAacctagaagctagctagctgagtGTTAGCTTGCTGGCTAGTTATAGCTAAATAGCTAAGTTAACCTAGGGAACTTACATATTCTTTAATCTCTATTGTTTGACCAACCACCACAAACCACCACATCCTTGTTCGATACCGCACTGAACCTATGAAGGACTTCCGTTCTCTTTCGCTGAAATAACAAGATAGGAAACAAAAGTTAATTTTGGAACGTTAGCTATCTCTAGCATGATTTTCATTAGCCTTTCGTTCTTCAGTGATAGCTTAACTAGCTCGGTTCGCCATAGTTCTCACTAATAACAAACGTGCCTGTTTACGCCTGTCAGCGTGTCTGTTTACAATGATGTTTGACTTAACTGGATAGTAGTGTTGGTTgcatcagagaatgtctaatgaGTAGACGGGCTTTGGTGGCATTGACATAAGTCAGGTTTGTCATAATATTAAGGTATTGATCACAAAAGTATGCTGTTCGACTAATTTTAAACGTTTCTTACGAGTCACCACATTCATTTGAGGCAAGTGATAACCATCCATGAAACCGAACTCGCAAGCTAAAGTTATGAACGAACATTAATGTACTAACTCGACAATCTGGCTTGAATTTGCAGTGTTTTATGTGTTGGTTAACTGAACTTAAATGTAGTACTTTTATGTTTAATGTCAGCTAAAATGATGGTTATCATTCAACTTCTAGTTTGTTTACACAGTAACACGTCACATTTCTGACAGTGCATGGGACTGCTTGAAATAACAGATTGTGTTAATTAGAGACATGACGTCATGTTCATTTTTCTACCCTCAGTGACCTGTAGCCATGCCACCTGTCATGTAGATCTGACAACTGTCTACCTCCATCTAGTTTTTCAAATGAAAATGGAGGATATGTCTCTGTCAGGCCTAGACAATACCAAGCTGGAGGTATGAAATCTAATTGAATACACATTAAAGCATGTTGTCTGGGTAAATCTTATGAAACTGACCTTAAGTTGTTCATTTGTTTCTGGTTCTCTGACAGGCCTTGGCTCAGGACATATACTCAGACCTTGTTGAGGATGCCTGCTTGGGGCTATGCTTTGATGTGCACCGGTCCGTGAAACAAGGGTATTTCTTTCTGGATGACACTGATCAAGAAAGCATGAAGGAGTTTGGTGAGTGTTACAAGGACGGTTGTCTCAAGCATGTGAAATTGTCAAAAACTTAAAATCTTTTTGGccaaaatatttttctgaagATTTGTCCCTCGGTCTAGAAATTGTGGACCAGCCAGGGGTGGACATCTTTGGCCAGGTGTTCAACCAGTGGAAGAACAAGGAGTGCGTCTGTCCTAACTGCAACCGAAGCATTGCTGCATCACGATTTGCTCCACATCTTGAGAAGTGCATGGGAATGGGGAGGAATAGCAGTCGCATTGCTAACCGCAGGTACATAaaaatagtgtgtatgtgtgtgtgtttaattccaTTTTTGCTTTCGTCAAAACAGTGTTCAGCTGATGGTCACAGCTGATGGAAATGCTTCTGTGACGAACTGAACCACTCTACAGAGCTCTGTCATCATCCTCTCTGGATTGGTGAAACTATAAAGTGCATCCGACCTTGCTTGAACGATCAATGTGTCTGAACAATTTGCTTGCCTGAATTGAATGAGACACTTGAAGCTGCTGTTAAAGCGAAGGAGGATtaagcgtgcgtgcgtgcacatgcACGTGAATGTGAATGCACACCCTCTGTATGTGTAGTGATGTCTTCaagtcaggcttgtgcaaaattccgaaTTTTAGAATGGATCTCCATTCAATTCACGAattggaatttgaattgaattggctccgccccacaggaagttgaattggaattggaatgacaggaagtggaattaaattcatggcaattcaaAGCAATTCCACAGTCACACAACAGGAAGAATGTGTCGCATGCATTCAGTTTTAGGAAAGTTACTTTGCACTGTAAAATCGAATAGCTATTCTTAGTTAGTATAACtcagt
This window encodes:
- the ubtf gene encoding nucleolar transcription factor 1, producing MNGDMDASTKDQVWSQDDMLKLLDSMKVNLPQLDITKYKTSESHLNWEKVAFNSYTAEMCKQKWQEVSKEVRKFRTLTEIIIDAQDCIKNPFKGKKLKKHPDFPKKPLTPYFRFFMEKRAKYAKLHPEMSNLDLTKILSKKYKELPERKKAKYVQDFLKDKETFEQSMHKFRELHPDLLESLTKKGSNVPEKPKTPQQLWYNHEKKAFLKTTPSATTKDIKDSLGKQWTQLSDKKRLKWIAKSLEQHKLYEETMRDFIQQHPELNMTEEDIVKSTLTKAERQLKDKFDGRPDKPPPNGYSMFCAELMSSMKDVPSTERMVMCSQRWKLLKQGEKDGYQKRCEQRKKEYEVEMNRFLLSISEEEQQRVLGEYKMAGFKKSSGVSSPSTKKKTSKAKAQSGPDKPKRPISAMFIFAEEKRPKLKHERPDLSESELSRQLARVWNDLPEKKKEKYKNLEATLKAQTEKAAQEEKSKLPETPKNAQEIWQQSVIGDYLAKFKNDRPKAQKAMESCWNTMEKKEKILWIKKAAEDQKRYERELSEMRAPPPVIVPGKKMKFEGEPKKPPSNGYQKFSQEMLSNGELNHLPMKERMAEIGGRWQRLPQKEKDRYKKIAEEKQRQYKGLLEEWLASLSSQERATYKEYNSQKRKSTAKPGGTTAKVKPKARKKSVSEEEDEEDEDDDDDEEEEEKESEEDSSSAEDSDEEDDDDNDDNDDDDDEEADDKENKSESSSASSQDSSGSGSDSE
- the atxn7l3a gene encoding ataxin-7-like protein 3 isoform X3, encoding MKMEDMSLSGLDNTKLEALAQDIYSDLVEDACLGLCFDVHRSVKQGYFFLDDTDQESMKEFEIVDQPGVDIFGQVFNQWKNKECVCPNCNRSIAASRFAPHLEKCMGMGRNSSRIANRRIASSNNLNKSESDQEDNDDINDNDWSYGSEKKAKKRRSEKNPNSPRRSKSLKHKNVLGPKRHVVDQEPPCLLLGDNDAFPL